One window of the Litorilinea aerophila genome contains the following:
- a CDS encoding cytochrome d ubiquinol oxidase subunit II: MLALETLIVAALFFSLLLYAVLGGADFGGGMWDLLAWGPRARLQREAIAAAIGPVWEANHVWLILAVVILFTAFPVAFAAIMTALHIPITLILIGIVLRGSAFVFRKYDAQNDAIHRRWSTVFGVASFLTPFFMGLTLGGLASGEIRVEGGIVTTGFFRGWLGPFALSCGLFAQGLFAFLAAAYLAADARRYPALQEDFRRRALVSGVLLAPAAGLVFLLAREGAPIIFSGLTSWWAPLLLLWTSVLAVVALAALWWRRFEWARWSAAGQVACIILGWGMAQYPYILVPDLTYHETAAPAITLRLLAIGLGVGAVVLIPSLLYLLYIFKLHGDGLALEE, encoded by the coding sequence ATGCTGGCGCTTGAGACCCTGATTGTAGCAGCTCTGTTTTTCTCGTTGTTGCTCTACGCCGTCCTGGGCGGGGCGGACTTTGGCGGCGGCATGTGGGATCTGTTGGCGTGGGGCCCCCGGGCTCGGCTGCAGCGGGAGGCCATCGCCGCGGCCATCGGCCCTGTGTGGGAGGCCAACCATGTCTGGCTGATCCTGGCGGTGGTGATCCTGTTCACCGCCTTTCCGGTGGCCTTTGCCGCCATCATGACCGCGCTCCACATCCCCATCACCCTGATTTTGATCGGCATTGTGCTGCGGGGCTCGGCCTTTGTCTTCCGCAAGTACGACGCCCAGAACGACGCCATCCACCGGCGCTGGAGCACCGTCTTCGGCGTTGCCAGTTTTCTCACCCCTTTCTTCATGGGGTTGACCCTGGGGGGGCTGGCTTCCGGGGAGATCCGGGTGGAGGGCGGGATCGTCACTACGGGCTTCTTTCGGGGCTGGCTGGGTCCCTTCGCCCTAAGTTGTGGCCTCTTTGCCCAGGGGCTCTTTGCCTTCCTGGCCGCGGCCTACCTGGCGGCCGATGCCCGCCGCTATCCGGCCTTGCAGGAGGACTTCCGGCGTCGGGCTCTGGTGTCGGGGGTCCTGCTGGCTCCGGCTGCGGGGCTGGTCTTCCTCTTGGCCCGGGAGGGCGCGCCGATCATCTTCAGCGGACTGACCAGCTGGTGGGCGCCTTTACTCTTGCTGTGGACCAGCGTGTTGGCGGTGGTGGCGCTGGCCGCCCTGTGGTGGCGGCGCTTCGAGTGGGCCCGCTGGAGCGCCGCCGGCCAGGTGGCCTGCATCATCCTGGGCTGGGGCATGGCCCAGTATCCGTACATCCTGGTTCCCGACCTGACCTACCACGAGACCGCGGCACCGGCCATCACCCTGCGCCTGCTGGCCATTGGATTGGGCGTGGGTGCGGTGGTGCTCATTCCCTCGTTGTTGTACCTGCTGTACATCTTCAAGCTGCATGGGGATGGCCTGGCCCTGGAGGAGTGA
- a CDS encoding ArsR/SmtB family transcription factor, which yields MHNRHAALFNADALPADLLADVVEIFKVLSDTTRAQLIYLLTRQEYSVNELSQYVSVSPSAVSHHLAKLRATRLVRTRRAGNQIYYSIDDVHVGALFREALSHLDHVRRNLSPAGEWTEATEPPPSTTHP from the coding sequence ATGCACAATCGGCACGCGGCACTCTTCAACGCGGATGCGCTGCCAGCCGATCTCCTGGCCGATGTTGTTGAGATCTTCAAGGTCCTCAGCGACACCACCCGGGCCCAGCTCATCTATCTGCTCACCCGCCAGGAATATAGCGTCAACGAATTGAGCCAGTACGTATCGGTCTCGCCCTCTGCCGTCTCCCACCATCTGGCCAAGTTGCGGGCTACACGCTTGGTGCGGACCCGCCGGGCAGGCAATCAGATCTACTATTCAATTGATGATGTACACGTAGGCGCCCTCTTCCGCGAGGCCCTCTCCCACCTCGATCACGTCCGCCGCAATCTGTCCCCCGCCGGGGAGTGGACGGAAGCAACAGAACCGCCGCCATCCACAACACACCCTTAG
- the crcB gene encoding fluoride efflux transporter CrcB, translating to MNRFIWIGLGAILGANARYLVGVWAGSRFGADFPYGTLLVNITGSLLLGFLVTLSAGRLQLSPELRLFLAVGFFGSYTTFSSFAVESIFLFQDGGLGRGIFNILGNNLIGLMGALLGVYLARALG from the coding sequence ATGAATCGTTTTATCTGGATCGGGTTGGGCGCTATCCTGGGCGCCAATGCCCGCTACCTGGTGGGCGTCTGGGCCGGCAGCCGCTTTGGCGCCGACTTTCCCTACGGCACGCTGCTGGTCAACATCACCGGCAGCCTGCTGTTGGGCTTTCTGGTCACCCTGTCGGCCGGGCGGCTTCAGCTCTCGCCCGAGTTGCGCCTGTTCCTGGCCGTGGGCTTTTTCGGCTCCTATACCACCTTCTCCTCTTTTGCGGTGGAAAGCATCTTTCTGTTTCAGGACGGCGGCCTGGGGCGCGGCATCTTCAACATTCTGGGCAACAACCTGATCGGGCTGATGGGCGCCCTGCTGGGGGTCTACCTGGCCCGGGCATTGGGCTAA
- a CDS encoding cytochrome ubiquinol oxidase subunit I: MSDFLFARSQMAMSLAFHIIFAAVGIGMPLLMAVAEALYLRTGDAGYLDLAKRWAKGTAILFAVGAVSGTVLSFELGLLWPTFMAHAGPIIGMPFSLEGFAFFTEAIFLGIYLYGWKRIPPFIHWLSGVLVAISGAVSGIFVVTANAWMNTPTGFDFVDGQFVNIDPIAAMFNPAAFHQVLHMTLAAYVATGFAVSAVHAYFLRKDLRNIFHRRALGIALAVACISIPLQILSGDFSAKQVARLQPIKFAAMEAHYRTEAGAPLIVGGIPDDQAMVTRYALEIPYGLSILAYGDSQAEVTGLEAFPRSDWPNTLLVHLSFDIMVASGMAMLAVALWAGWLWWRRRRLPDHPLLLRALVAAGPLGFVAIETGWMVTELGRQPWVIYGYMRTAEAVTPMTGLVVPFVTFTGLYLALSVILVFLLRRQFLESPESPAEERQEEGYAGA; the protein is encoded by the coding sequence ATGAGTGATTTTCTCTTCGCCCGTTCCCAGATGGCCATGTCCCTGGCCTTCCACATCATCTTCGCCGCGGTGGGCATCGGCATGCCCCTGCTCATGGCCGTGGCCGAGGCCCTCTACCTGCGCACCGGCGACGCCGGCTACCTGGACCTGGCCAAACGCTGGGCCAAGGGGACGGCCATCCTCTTCGCCGTGGGCGCGGTGTCGGGCACGGTGCTCTCCTTCGAGCTGGGCCTGCTCTGGCCCACTTTCATGGCCCACGCCGGCCCCATCATCGGCATGCCCTTCTCCCTGGAGGGCTTCGCCTTCTTCACCGAGGCCATCTTCCTGGGCATCTACCTCTACGGCTGGAAGCGCATCCCGCCCTTCATCCACTGGCTGTCTGGCGTGCTGGTGGCCATCAGCGGTGCCGTCTCCGGCATCTTCGTGGTTACGGCCAACGCCTGGATGAACACCCCCACCGGCTTCGACTTTGTGGATGGCCAGTTCGTGAACATTGACCCCATCGCGGCCATGTTCAACCCGGCCGCGTTCCACCAGGTCCTCCACATGACCCTGGCGGCCTACGTGGCCACGGGCTTCGCGGTCAGCGCGGTCCATGCCTACTTCCTGCGCAAAGATCTGCGCAACATCTTTCACCGCCGGGCCCTGGGCATTGCCCTGGCCGTGGCCTGCATCAGCATTCCTCTCCAGATTCTGAGCGGCGACTTCAGCGCCAAACAGGTGGCCAGGCTCCAGCCCATCAAATTTGCCGCCATGGAAGCCCACTATCGGACCGAAGCCGGGGCGCCCCTGATCGTGGGCGGCATCCCGGACGACCAGGCCATGGTCACCCGTTACGCCCTGGAGATCCCCTACGGCTTGAGCATCCTGGCCTATGGCGATTCCCAGGCCGAGGTAACCGGCCTGGAGGCCTTCCCCCGTTCGGACTGGCCCAACACCCTGCTGGTCCATCTCTCCTTCGACATCATGGTGGCCTCGGGCATGGCCATGCTGGCGGTGGCCCTGTGGGCCGGTTGGCTCTGGTGGCGGCGACGCCGTCTGCCCGACCATCCCCTCCTGCTGCGTGCCCTGGTGGCGGCGGGCCCGCTGGGCTTCGTGGCTATCGAGACGGGCTGGATGGTCACCGAGCTGGGGCGCCAGCCCTGGGTCATCTACGGCTACATGCGCACGGCCGAGGCGGTCACGCCCATGACGGGCCTGGTGGTCCCCTTTGTCACCTTCACCGGCCTCTACCTGGCCCTCTCGGTCATCCTGGTTTTTCTGCTACGACGCCAGTTTTTAGAATCGCCCGAGAGCCCGGCAGAGGAGCGGCAGGAGGAAGGCTATGCTGGCGCTTGA
- a CDS encoding sulfatase-like hydrolase/transferase, whose product MPSPSISGRRQRTSRRTFLRGVGAAGLSLALPRYASQSALGANRLAEQFPDRPNLLIILTDQERAPMHWPADWAATNLPNRKRIDDHGLVFRRAFCNTAMCSPSRSTLFTGLFPSQHGVKHTLTSGGTLSPTEPTLPLTVQNMAHMLASAGYNVHYRGKWHMSKGADGGEPTTADVAAYGFQGWQPPEAGENTDPDGFGGGCANWDQHYADQAVSFLQNVDVDSGTPFALIVSFVNPHDVLAYPLTWNQPSSEDPSCFNYLNEAPDCFNQGIGLPGTFDERLLQNYKPTAQAQFLALAAGGLGPLAGPLDPERYVNFYAYLQKVVDQHIGAVLDALEARPGLVEKTLIIRASDHGEMGLSHGGMRQKSFNVYEETMRVPLVFSNPLLFPQTVYTDALASLVDLMPTLASLVDVPNRDSYTFAGQDLSPIINDAVANPDNPTATVQDSILFTFDDENVGAPNGQTVVTQPNHIRCIREARWKFAHYFDPSGQEPSQYELYDLANDPDELHNMADPANGDYYDPDKVAEMAGKLAAKAAAVGALPYQAFMPVINR is encoded by the coding sequence ATGCCCAGCCCATCGATCTCTGGCCGCCGGCAGCGAACCAGCCGGCGCACGTTTCTGCGCGGTGTGGGCGCAGCTGGCCTTAGCCTGGCCCTGCCCAGGTACGCAAGCCAGAGCGCGCTTGGGGCAAACCGCCTCGCGGAGCAGTTCCCCGATCGTCCGAACCTTCTGATCATCCTGACCGACCAGGAGCGTGCGCCCATGCACTGGCCGGCGGATTGGGCCGCAACCAATTTGCCCAACCGCAAACGCATCGACGACCATGGATTGGTCTTTCGCCGGGCGTTCTGCAACACAGCCATGTGTTCACCCAGCCGCAGCACCCTTTTCACCGGGCTCTTCCCATCCCAGCACGGCGTCAAGCACACCTTGACCTCGGGCGGCACCCTCTCGCCCACCGAGCCCACGTTGCCCCTGACGGTCCAGAACATGGCCCACATGTTGGCCTCGGCGGGCTACAATGTCCACTATCGGGGCAAGTGGCATATGAGCAAGGGGGCGGATGGCGGGGAGCCCACTACTGCGGATGTGGCCGCGTACGGCTTTCAGGGGTGGCAACCGCCCGAGGCGGGCGAGAACACCGATCCCGACGGCTTCGGTGGCGGCTGTGCAAATTGGGACCAGCACTATGCGGATCAGGCGGTGAGCTTTCTCCAGAATGTGGACGTGGACAGCGGGACGCCCTTCGCCCTGATCGTCTCCTTTGTCAACCCCCACGACGTGCTCGCCTACCCCCTTACCTGGAACCAACCGAGTAGCGAGGATCCATCCTGTTTCAACTACCTGAACGAGGCGCCGGACTGTTTCAACCAGGGCATCGGCTTGCCCGGTACATTCGATGAGCGGCTGCTCCAAAATTACAAGCCCACGGCCCAGGCTCAATTCCTGGCCCTGGCCGCGGGGGGATTGGGGCCGCTTGCCGGCCCGCTGGACCCCGAGCGTTACGTCAACTTCTACGCCTATCTGCAGAAGGTGGTCGATCAACACATCGGTGCCGTGCTGGACGCGCTGGAGGCCAGGCCGGGCCTGGTGGAGAAGACCCTGATCATCCGTGCTTCGGACCATGGCGAGATGGGGCTCTCCCATGGCGGCATGCGGCAGAAGTCATTCAACGTCTATGAAGAGACCATGCGGGTCCCTTTGGTCTTTTCGAACCCACTTCTCTTCCCCCAGACGGTCTACACCGACGCCCTGGCCTCTCTGGTGGACCTGATGCCCACCCTGGCCTCCCTGGTGGACGTGCCGAACCGGGACAGCTATACCTTTGCCGGCCAAGATCTGAGCCCCATCATCAACGACGCGGTGGCGAACCCGGACAATCCCACCGCCACGGTCCAGGATTCCATCCTGTTCACCTTCGACGATGAGAACGTGGGCGCGCCCAACGGGCAGACTGTAGTCACCCAACCCAACCACATCCGCTGTATCCGGGAGGCCCGCTGGAAGTTTGCCCACTACTTCGATCCCAGCGGCCAGGAACCGTCCCAATACGAACTCTATGATCTGGCCAATGACCCGGACGAACTGCACAACATGGCGGATCCGGCGAATGGTGACTACTACGATCCGGACAAGGTGGCCGAGATGGCCGGCAAATTGGCCGCCAAAGCGGCGGCTGTCGGGGCATTGCCCTATCAAGCCTTTATGCCGGTGATAAACCGGTAG
- a CDS encoding cation diffusion facilitator family transporter has protein sequence MAIKNSGHTHPHEGEEHAHGHDHPHPHSHHGESGHHHAHAHPHSHDGHHHHHGGGPWGWIRTIFHLHGHSHQHDALVTDSAFAAHEEGIRTVWIALGALAFTSLLQVIIVWLSGSVALFADTVHNIGDGLNSVPLLIAFYLARRAATRCYTYGFGRAEDVAGIFIVLSIAFSAGVIFWESLQKLLHPEPLTNLGWVALAALVGFAGNETVAWLQIRVGRKIGSAAMVADGMHARTDGLTSLAVLLAVAGSWLGYPMVDPIIGILIGVAILFITWDATKTMWYRLMDAIEPEHLERAEAVIRQQPGIQELEWLRMRWMGHRLHADIGIAVDPHLSTAASHHIAEQLRHDLFHALPYLSEILVHVDPWSTQPEEHHALTIHHEIRPAPARAG, from the coding sequence ATGGCAATCAAAAACAGCGGGCACACGCATCCCCATGAAGGTGAAGAGCATGCCCACGGCCACGATCATCCGCATCCCCACAGCCACCATGGCGAATCTGGCCACCATCACGCCCACGCCCATCCCCACAGCCATGATGGACATCACCACCATCACGGCGGCGGCCCATGGGGCTGGATTCGCACCATCTTTCACCTCCACGGCCACAGCCACCAGCACGATGCCCTCGTCACCGATAGCGCCTTTGCCGCGCATGAAGAGGGCATCCGCACGGTCTGGATTGCCCTCGGGGCATTGGCCTTTACGTCCCTCCTGCAGGTGATCATCGTTTGGCTCAGTGGCAGCGTGGCCCTCTTCGCCGATACGGTGCACAACATCGGCGACGGCCTCAACTCGGTCCCCCTGCTCATCGCCTTTTACCTGGCGCGGCGGGCGGCGACACGCTGCTACACCTATGGCTTTGGCCGTGCCGAAGATGTAGCGGGCATTTTCATCGTGCTCTCCATCGCCTTCAGCGCCGGCGTCATCTTCTGGGAATCCTTGCAGAAGCTCCTTCACCCTGAACCCCTGACAAACCTAGGCTGGGTGGCCCTGGCCGCGCTGGTGGGCTTTGCCGGCAACGAAACCGTGGCATGGCTTCAGATCCGGGTGGGGCGCAAGATTGGCTCCGCCGCCATGGTGGCGGACGGGATGCACGCCCGCACCGACGGCCTGACGTCCCTGGCAGTGCTACTCGCCGTTGCCGGTTCCTGGCTCGGCTATCCCATGGTGGATCCCATCATCGGCATCTTGATCGGCGTTGCCATCCTCTTCATCACCTGGGATGCCACCAAAACCATGTGGTACCGGCTCATGGATGCCATTGAACCGGAACACCTGGAGCGGGCGGAGGCGGTCATCCGCCAGCAGCCCGGGATCCAGGAATTGGAGTGGCTGCGCATGCGCTGGATGGGCCATCGCCTGCACGCCGACATCGGCATCGCGGTTGACCCGCACCTGAGCACCGCGGCCAGCCATCACATCGCCGAGCAGCTTCGCCACGACCTCTTCCACGCGCTGCCCTACCTGTCCGAGATCTTGGTGCATGTCGATCCCTGGAGCACCCAACCCGAAGAACACCACGCCTTGACCATCCACCACGAGATCCGGCCCGCGCCGGCACGGGCCGGATGA